The Ischnura elegans chromosome 10, ioIscEleg1.1, whole genome shotgun sequence genome contains the following window.
AATATCTGACCTGCTGATTAGTTTTGGAATATGAATGCCAATGGAGTGGGTTTGGTTTTGGCTAGTTTGTATAAGGGTTACAATTGTCTTGTCTTTCTAATGTAATCAGAGCACtgtgaaaaattccattttctctaCTCGTGAATTCCCGCTTAGCTTGTCTAGATATAATGCTAGTGGTTGACAGGTGTCACTGTTGATCCCATCATCAGCTATGGCTACCCTAGAAAACGTATCTAGGACTACACTATTTCGTACTAGGACTAAACATATCTATCACTACGTTTATTATGTTTCAGTTGTCATCGCTATGCTTTTCTCCTGTATCTAGAgttgtttaaaataaatcaaaaatcttAAGTTTGGTGACCATCGAACCGGAACTGGTGAATTGATAATACCAGACTATATTCAATGACTGCTTGTTAATGCCTTCAATCAAATAAGTTATTGcttttattattgaagtattctacagTTCAAGGTAGGGATATGTACTTATTGGTGTTAGAATATCATTCTTTCTCCCCCTATTATGGACATCCTTCATTGAACAATGTCGTCCCTTTCATACTGTCTTATATCCTAATCTCTTTCTCCCCTCCCTGCTCAGTCCCAAATCTATGCAAGCCCTCTTTTCGCTTCTGAATCTCATCTAGAAGATTTACCTCCTTCATAACGTCTAGCACATCATTATTACTCTTCCTCTGCCAACTTGACTTTGTCCTTTCACTTGCACATCCTCATTCGGAACCcatagtcttttctcgtcctcctacCTGAGCATCAACTTACCTGGACTCACTCCAGCAGGGCCTGTGCTGACCTGAAATTACGACCTACACAGATTCCACTCTTGCGAGGCCATATCATATGGCCTGGCCATAAGCTTTAAAGCCCTTTATGCAGGTTGGTATAAAACTTATGATTGTTACTCTAAGTGCAGTTCACTATTTGATACGCTGGCCATTTTTTGAGAAGGTAGTTAGTTCCAacgtgaagaaaaaattaaatctctggTATGTAACCGAAACAGGCTCTTagaaaggataaatttggattttctttaaacacagGTCTAGCAGCAGGTgctggaaatttttataaaaatagagaaaaattaggGATGAGTAGAAGCAGAACCATTTGTACTGTacagtaattaaaatattcatgaattataCATGTAGTGAATACAGAAAGAACATGAAAACCtcttgtagttctaacccccttcctatCCTTATAATAGTGTCACTATAGTCTTATGAATAAAATCTATTACCCCCAAAACCCCTGGAAATTCATCCAATGCAcaaaatctaaagatgaaatttaaAGTCTAAGGTTTGTTTATCAATTGTATTATCAGAGGCCTAAGTTAAGGTACAAATCTGTATAAGATCATCATTATTTCCTTGATTAGTAGACAGTATTTACACGTTGTATAAGCAGTCACAAATGTCCCTAGTCACATTCTTTATGCATCGGCTTACTGAAGATTACCTTACCGGAAAAAAAATGTTGCCCTCACTTTTTTGATATCCTCCCTTGTGAGTCGTGATGCAACAAGAAccttaaaatattatgcatttcagTGTAGATATTTCAAGCCACCTACAGCTTGTTTTAACAAGTTAGAAATTCATTATAAAGTATTACAACTCTTTAAATATAAACAAACTGATTCCACTATCTCTTCTTAAGTGACAACTTTGCAtgcgtaaatattttatattaatatcatcATATGCAAATGGATATCACGTATCCCTTAGCCTCCTTCTTTCCAGATGAAATCTGTCTTTTTCATccatatatctagccaatgcccattGAATCTGCATGTGTTCCGTgtgcaatattaatattttctttgaaaattggtTGTACAATCAATAACACTTCATAAATTCCTTTTATAAATCCTTGCGTGTGCAATGTTATTTCATATGGCCTTTGTAATGATGGTCTCCTAGGCAGGTAATAATATTACCACCCAACGTAATGGCCTTTTGCTCATATAAATCAAAACATAAGTCCAGAGGCTGTAGTTATGGTTGATTTTGACGTATGGTCTGGCTGTTCGATGAGTAGAATAGCCCAGCAGGTTGTACTTTTTCTAGCCTTTTCTTTAGGTTCTTCCATAGTGATCCTGGAAGCAATACATAAGTGTCTTCTTAATGCAGAACCTGAAGTTGTAATACAATCAGCTGGGCatagttttatcatttttattctcGAATTCTTTGttgtcaaaaatataaatctgATACAATGGGGAATTATCCAGAAAAACTTAGTTGCAAAGttagtaatgttttttttttcttgaaattttagagTAAAAGTAATATGAAAtgtctaatttttttcactcttgccCAAACTGTATGTTGAAACTTTTTTGCAGTGCATTGGTTTACAGAAATACCTCAGTAACATCAAATTGTTTGGCTTTAGAGCCAATTTTGAACTGATATTCGTTCTCACTCTGATTGTCCTTGTTTTTATTTAGTGAGCAGCTAATGGAGCTGATGCACTCAAGGGCAAGAAGGCGATTCTCCAGGGGTTTGAAGAGGAAACCAATGGCTTTAGTGAAGAAGTTGCGCAAAGCAAAGAAGGAAGCACCACCCAATGAAAAGCCTGAGGTGGTAAAAACACATCTTAGGAATATGATCATCGTACCAGAAATGGTTGGGAGTATTGTTGGAGTGTACAACGGAAGAACTTTCAGCCAGGTTGAAATTAAGGTTGGTCAATttgcctattttcttgagaacgTACCCAATGATAATGCTCTCATTAATGtcaaatgttattttcatttacagCCGGAGATGATTGGTCATTACCTTGGAGAATTTAGTGTCACTTATAAGCCTGTCAAGCATGGTCGACCGGGTATTGGTGCCACTCACAGTTCCCGTTTTATTCCACTTAAGTGAATATGCATTTTgtatttgcataaaataaaatatctaaagtCCTAagccttttcttttattttgagagATATTGAAATCGGTAATCACACTTCATAAAATACATCCTCAATGTTATTTAATCTTTACACTGTCACCTCATTTATGGAGTATCTAACTCCAACTGGACAGAAAACAGTACTGTTACTGGGGTGATCCCTTATGATTTAAACTGGTTTTCCCTAGAAATCTGTAGAAAAGGGATATAgccattatcattaatatttatatCAGCTATTATTTAATCTGTTCTGAATATGATCACTATGCCTTTCATGTGTATAACTGTGCCTTGTGGGATAGCTCCTTATTTACTGTAGAGATGTTCCATACTCCTCGGGCTACTTGAAAAGTGAACTGTCCTTGCTACCAAAACTGTGCCCATGAATTTCAATGTATTCCAGGCTGCTTATGATTTGGCCATCTGGCAATGAGTTCATGCACCGCGAAGTCTCAAGTTACATGCTAAACTAGTGCAAGTAGATCATTACATTTGAAGGAGTAACTTCATTTTCTTCATCGTCCTATTTCTTTCTTAGTATACTATTTGACATACTAGTTTTTACAACTGTATACAAGGTTAAAAGCTATCTAGGAAGTGGTGAGTGGACTAGATATGTTGGGGATGGCTGGAGGAATTTAGTGGAGAAACCCAAATCTGTAAGAACACATAAGATAAGGTGGGTGAGGGGTCAGGGTAGCAATGAACTCTAATCATACAGGCTACATACTCAGAAATTCCTATCAGGGAAGTAAAATCCTAAAATTAAAACCACCTCGGTGAAGGTGGAACCTTACGAAAATTGTCAAAGGAAGTGATGACACGCTTATTGCAGTGTATTCTGCTCGAGATACAAACCACTACTCTTGGGGCAGAGAGGGACTTGCCCCGAGCACAAGGGCAATTAATGAGCCTGCTCATCTTCCTTTCAGATTCAGTTGCCATGGTGTTCATAGCTCTCAAAACCCATGAAATCATGACCCTTTCCCTACTAACATTGTGAATATTAGGCATTATATTTATTGACATGGGAGATGAAAGCTGAAAATGTCCTTGCTCTCCCCCTTGGGTGATGGTCGAGTGTATGGGAAGTCTTAGTTTCAGGACCCAATGCAGAAGGGCTAAGGTGTAAATCTCAAAATCCTGGAGCAGGTATGCCGAACCCTAGTCTTATATTACCCCTTTTTGCAGTAAGGGACTGCTGTCTTTAGACTGTttgtcgattttcaaaataaatatttttgcttttcaaagaatataaacgaagaattgaattatttatcttttgagtagtatttacaatttttgagcaaaattctgccataaaaatcaattgataCCTCAATTTCGGAATTAACATCAACTATGGTTCCACACCTGCTTCAGAGGCTTCTGTCATAGAAGTTTCTATCACAAGAATCAGGTGGGTGACTACTCGCTGACTGTGGGTTGGCACCGTTCACCATCACCAACCAGAAAAACCAATCCATGGAAAGGCAGAAAATTATCCTTCATAGGAAGAaagcaaatatttcaaattaatgagcaaaatggaaaagttccTGTAATTTGATGTAGTGATTCAAGTACCAAGTAAATTCTAAGTTAGATAAAGCAGTTACAAATTGTCTGAAGCTTTTCGCATAAAAAAGTGCTCACCTTTTCAAAAGTAAGgatgattttatattttagggGGGTTCTAATCCCTCCCCCTTGCCACTGCCATGGGTAGTCCCCAACGTCACTACTCCCTCTCTCCTTACTTGGGTGGAGTTTTGTGAGGGCCAAGGGAAGCCTGGCCCTCCCAACTCAAATGGCAATTTTccgttaaaaaaatacgaaacctGTTCTTTCAAGTTcagtgaaaatgaaaacattgtaagttttaaataaattttagtcttaagGCCTGCTTTCACGATACATTAAtacgtatgagttaatgtctgtttgcatgaatgatttttgtggaccagaatagaacatgtacgaatgcataaacAAAATTAGAATGGGtactattttctgtgcatgcattcacacaagttgggtagttacatggtgcattttggtcTACAGGCCTTCAGATAGaacttgaaatgctgttttcagaagTTATTTTAACACGTTGTGTACGGATGGCGAgatttctcgtcattttttccccgaacattccggacggatgacgaagaatctcgtcatttaggcacgtcaacctaaacaattttaaagcgtacaatacgtattcgctagtacgttttcagttgttgctcgttattcataatgaattgatgcatcataacatttgattgggtcaagttatattctaaacattagctttttaaccatgtttaaaccaaaggcatatttccaatcgcaacacctccacccagaatcagcgttcctaggaatttaaataccccggtacgcaacatgttaagCAAATTACAGAAACAATTAGTGGCTATGTAATACGATAAGGGCTGTTCCTTAGCCCCCAAACCCCCCAGTAGGATTGCTGGCTccccaaaaataagaaaaaaat
Protein-coding sequences here:
- the LOC124166955 gene encoding 40S ribosomal protein S15 — encoded protein: MAEQAEETQKKVKRTFRKFTFRGVDLDQLLDMPAEQLMELMHSRARRRFSRGLKRKPMALVKKLRKAKKEAPPNEKPEVVKTHLRNMIIVPEMVGSIVGVYNGRTFSQVEIKPEMIGHYLGEFSVTYKPVKHGRPGIGATHSSRFIPLK